GACGAACAGTTTCCACAGGCTGCCCAACGGTGTATCCAGCTGCGCCGGCAGGCTGCCACGCGCCAGCACCTGCTGGTGATCTAGCTGCAGCAGCTGGTCACCCTGGCTGGTACGCCAGGCCAGCTGCAACGGTGCCTGCCCCGCCTCGACGAGCAGGGGCACGCACAGCGCCAGCCAGCAGAGTGCCCGCACGGCTTACTCGACCTTCAGCTCGGCCAGCGCCGCTTCCTGCTCGACGGCCTGCTGCTGCGGGTCGTACATGCGCACGTAGCGCGCCGGCGGCAGGTGGAACTGGCCTTTCTGCGAGAAGCGCACCAGGTGACGCAGCTGCACGGTGCCCTGCAGGCTGTCGACCGGCACCGCATAGAGCATCTGCCCCGGCTCGTGGCGGGCCTTCTCCAGCGGCGCCGCCTCTTCCGAGTCGAGGCCGCTGATCTGGATGCCCCAAGTGGTGCGCTCAACATCGGCGCCCGGCGGCAGCGGCACTTCCAGCAGGCCGTAACGATAGGCATGTTCCTCGTCGCCGCCCTGCAGAGTCACTTCGTCGAGGTAGAGCTCGTCGCTGGACAGCGGGCCATCGCCGACTTCCTCGACACTGAAGCTGAACGCCGCTTCGCCCGGTACCAGGCGCAGCAAACGCCGGCTGACCTGCACCGGCACGTTGCCGGCCGGCGTCTCGGCGCTGTCGAAAGTCAGGGTCGCCGGTAACGAACCGACCTGCTCGGCAGGCAGCGGCAGCTCCTTGGGCTGCTCCTTGCCCAGCCACTGCCACCAGGTTTCCCCGGTAGCGCCCTGCTGGGCCGCCCAGCCGGCACCCGGTGCCGGTACGCTGGCCGGCGCCGCTTGCTCGATGCTGTTGTTCAGCCAGGTCAGCGCCAGAGCGCGCTCCAGGGTCGCCTGCTCCGGCGCCAGGCGCTGCAGCAGGGCATTCACTTCCTGCGGCTGCGGCCGGCCCTGGGCCAGGCGTACGGCCTCGGCGAACGGCTGACGGCTGTCGGCCACGCTCTGGCGCGCGGCCTCCAGACCGGTACTGAAGGCCGCCGGCAGGCTGACCTTGCTCTGCGCCGCCAGGTCGGCAGCCAGCACCCGCGCCAGGGCCAGGCCAAGCTGCGAGTTCGGTGCGGCCATCACCGGGCTAGTCAGGCCGGTATCGTCCAGGCTGACTTCGTCGCCGTCGCCAGCCTGGCCCAGGTCGGCCAGCAGACCTTCGAGCAAGGTGTTCACCGGCAACTGCATCTCGCGGGCGAAGTCGAGGATCAGCGCGCGCTGCAGCAACGGCGTGTTGGCCGCCTGCGCGGCATAGACCTCCAGCACACGCTGCCAGTGTTCCGGCGGCAGGCTGATATGCAGGGCGCGGCTGGCATGCCAGTCGGCGTAGTAGGCATAGGCGGTGAGGAAGGCATCGGCATCGCCCTCCTCGCCCCACCAGGTGAACCCGGCTTCCGGGCCGGCCATCTGCACCAGGCGCAGGCGGCTGTTCTGCATGATCAGGCGCAGACGGTCGCCAATGCGTGCGTCACCCTTGGCCAGCGTCGGGTAGGCCAGGCTCAACGGCAGCAGGCGGCTGGAGGTCTGTTCGACACAGCCGTAGGGGTACTCGATCAGGTCGTCGAGAGCCGAGCGGAACAGCGCTTGCGAGCTGTTATCCAGACGCAGGCGGATATTGCCGGCGTCGGCCGGCAGGCTCAGCGGGTTGCTGCCCGGATTGAGGCTCAGGCTCTGGGTGTGCATGCGCTGCCAGCCTTCGCCGGCCACGCGCAGGGTCACGCCAAGGGCATCCACCGGCTTGCCGTCCTGCACCAGCTCGGCACGCCATTCGCCGCCCTCCAGGGCAGTCGGCGGCAACGCCAGGTAGTTCACGCCTTTCTCCAGCTCCACCGCCTGGCGCTGTTCCTGGCCGGCGTAGTGGGTGACCAGTTCGGCCTTGGTGCTCTCCTCGCCCTGATTGAAGGCAAACAGGCCCAGCTGCGGCTTATCACCCTCGCGGAACAGGGTCGGCCCGCTCCACTTCAGGTACAGCGGCTTCTCGGAGCGGATGAACTGCTTCTTCTGCCCCACTTCGCCAGCCTCGTTGACCGCGCGCACGGTGATGCGCCAGCGGGTCAGCGAGTCGGGCATGCGGAAGGTCAGGCGCGCCTTGCCGTCGGCATCGGTGACCAGATCGGGCTGCCAGGCGGCGGTATCGACTTCCTCGCGGCGCGGCCGCTCCAGCACCTTGACCCCGCGTTCGCTGCGGTTGGCGCGGCCCGGTGCGGTCGGGTTGCCCGGCAGGGCCACGTCGTAACTGATGAACGACAGGCTGGCGCTGGTGCGCACGTTGTTGCGCCGTGGGTGATAGAAGAACTGGTCGATGCCCGGGGCGATTTCCGGCTGCAGGGCATAGATCATCTCGTCCACCACGCTGACCGTCAGACGGGTGGCCGCCGGCTTGCCCTGGAACTGGGTGGCGAGGTCGACAGTCACGGTTTCGCCCGGCTGGTAGCGTTCCCTGTCCGGGGTAATGGCAATTTCCACCTGCGCCTTGGCCACCTTGATCCCGGCGTTCTGGAAGCTGTAGTCGCCGCCCTTGGTGTAAAGCACGGAGAAGGTCAGGTTGGGCGCGAAGTGGTCGTCGACCGGGATGCGCGCGCGGTACTGGGTGTCGTTGAGCTTCTCCAGCTTGAGCCAGTCGCCGCCCTTGGACAGCAGCGCGGTAGCTTCCACCTGGTCGCGCTCCAGCGTCAGCAGCGCATCGCCGACCGGCTCGGGGAAGGTGATCAACGCCTGAGCTTCGGCCCCGGCCTGGTACTCGTCCTGGTCGAACACCACTTCCACGGTGCCGGCTACCGCCTTGACCCCGTCGCCGCTGACCGCGTGGCCGGTGGCGCCGAGGATCAGGCCGTGCTTGTCCTTGAGGGTGATGCTGTAGGTGCCGGGGCGCTCGAAGCTGAGGCTGAAGCCCTGGTCGTCGTCATC
The window above is part of the Pseudomonas alcaligenes genome. Proteins encoded here:
- a CDS encoding alpha-2-macroglobulin — its product is MNSLRLPRLAAAALLLGLLPLGVSQADDNVESSNYSPVAGQSFFLLADASFATDEVAQVRLEAPGRDYRRYMMEPYGGVDMRVYRIEKPLDFLKRQKNLHRVVAEGEFKGEGLSNTLSYLWDSWYRTSRRVMQRAFSYESRKQVTEEAPELKMGDAIKAPTPFEAQPQYAPMKGLPLVSQFRYPLWDAKPIQPPKGVELAGSSSSFVSVNPGNVYIPLGKLKPGLYLVEALVGKFRATTVVFVSNTVAVSKIAGNELLVWTANKRDGGAMAGAKVLWSDGLGVMSSGSTDEQGLLRLKHASPERSYVLGEDSEGGVFVSENFYYDSEIYDTKLYAFTDRPLYRPGDWVEVKIVGREFKNARDSVAAQAAPLKLSVLDATGTVLQNLDLALDSKAGTQGRFQLPDNAVAGGYELRFSYRDQLYSSAFRVADYIKPHFEIALDLSKPDFRTGEKVSGNLVLLYPDGKPVKNARLQLSLRAQQLSMIDNELQYLGQFPVELSSSELSTDDQGRAALELPAADKPSRYLLTVFASDGAAYRVKVSKEILIERGAARYRLDAPQRFSAVGEAVPFSYHSEQASELKPASYEWVRLEDQSQHSASLDDDDQGFSLSFERPGTYSITLKDKHGLILGATGHAVSGDGVKAVAGTVEVVFDQDEYQAGAEAQALITFPEPVGDALLTLERDQVEATALLSKGGDWLKLEKLNDTQYRARIPVDDHFAPNLTFSVLYTKGGDYSFQNAGIKVAKAQVEIAITPDRERYQPGETVTVDLATQFQGKPAATRLTVSVVDEMIYALQPEIAPGIDQFFYHPRRNNVRTSASLSFISYDVALPGNPTAPGRANRSERGVKVLERPRREEVDTAAWQPDLVTDADGKARLTFRMPDSLTRWRITVRAVNEAGEVGQKKQFIRSEKPLYLKWSGPTLFREGDKPQLGLFAFNQGEESTKAELVTHYAGQEQRQAVELEKGVNYLALPPTALEGGEWRAELVQDGKPVDALGVTLRVAGEGWQRMHTQSLSLNPGSNPLSLPADAGNIRLRLDNSSQALFRSALDDLIEYPYGCVEQTSSRLLPLSLAYPTLAKGDARIGDRLRLIMQNSRLRLVQMAGPEAGFTWWGEEGDADAFLTAYAYYADWHASRALHISLPPEHWQRVLEVYAAQAANTPLLQRALILDFAREMQLPVNTLLEGLLADLGQAGDGDEVSLDDTGLTSPVMAAPNSQLGLALARVLAADLAAQSKVSLPAAFSTGLEAARQSVADSRQPFAEAVRLAQGRPQPQEVNALLQRLAPEQATLERALALTWLNNSIEQAAPASVPAPGAGWAAQQGATGETWWQWLGKEQPKELPLPAEQVGSLPATLTFDSAETPAGNVPVQVSRRLLRLVPGEAAFSFSVEEVGDGPLSSDELYLDEVTLQGGDEEHAYRYGLLEVPLPPGADVERTTWGIQISGLDSEEAAPLEKARHEPGQMLYAVPVDSLQGTVQLRHLVRFSQKGQFHLPPARYVRMYDPQQQAVEQEAALAELKVE